One window of the Pedobacter ginsengisoli genome contains the following:
- a CDS encoding YybH family protein, which produces MRKIITSAVLLLALAACQNKAKQQKNDSNISNSKKSTTMENQTAKNGIEKSLSIYFDALNKSSAEQAVSQYTADGIFMPTGLPTATGISELTSAYKNVFKAIQLNVSFKLEEIISLDDSVAFVRTQSNGTQLIHANGQKTEELNREFFLMRNENGIWKIARYMFNQPK; this is translated from the coding sequence ATGAGGAAGATCATCACATCGGCTGTCTTGTTATTAGCCTTAGCAGCCTGCCAGAATAAAGCAAAACAACAAAAAAACGATTCAAATATTTCTAACTCAAAAAAATCAACAACAATGGAAAATCAAACAGCAAAAAACGGAATAGAAAAATCATTGAGTATTTACTTTGACGCACTGAACAAGTCAAGTGCAGAGCAGGCGGTTAGTCAATATACAGCAGACGGTATATTTATGCCAACCGGACTGCCAACAGCAACTGGAATATCCGAACTAACATCGGCTTACAAGAATGTCTTTAAGGCAATTCAGCTTAATGTAAGCTTCAAGCTCGAAGAAATTATATCATTGGACGATAGCGTAGCTTTTGTTCGCACACAATCAAACGGAACACAACTGATACACGCTAATGGTCAAAAAACTGAAGAGTTGAACAGGGAATTTTTCCTGATGAGAAATGAAAATGGCATTTGGAAGATTGCCCGCTATATGTTTAATCAGCCAAAGTAA
- a CDS encoding IPExxxVDY family protein produces MNKTYLKLSLDLDFVLIAITASLKDYMLCHKINTNLNFNFEKIEDHEVYFNIDEDPLPFSKYYFYVEQGEIEYYILNNRNAEGFLIPEMNKVDFFMIIHQYIDKEDLSFIINGLNKLPDIQVAAQIDPRKLKSRENLIM; encoded by the coding sequence TTGAACAAAACTTATTTAAAACTATCATTAGACCTCGATTTTGTACTAATTGCCATTACTGCATCACTGAAAGATTATATGTTGTGTCATAAAATAAATACAAATCTTAATTTTAATTTTGAAAAGATTGAGGATCATGAGGTTTACTTTAATATAGATGAAGACCCATTACCCTTTTCAAAATATTATTTTTATGTAGAACAAGGCGAAATTGAATATTACATCCTTAACAATCGAAATGCAGAAGGGTTTTTAATCCCCGAAATGAACAAAGTAGATTTTTTTATGATTATTCATCAATATATTGACAAAGAAGATCTTAGTTTTATAATCAATGGATTGAATAAACTTCCTGATATTCAGGTTGCTGCACAAATTGATCCGCGTAAATTGAAGTCGAGAGAAAATTTGATAATGTAA
- a CDS encoding DoxX family protein: MTIAAYSTTKKNYTQWAPFFLRLVIGFGFIVHGWAKLSNGPAGFEKLLTQLNIPFPYLSAWITSLIELLGGFALILGFFVSLTTVPLIIIMLVTMFTAQFDFGTVP, translated from the coding sequence ATGACAATTGCAGCATACTCGACTACGAAAAAGAACTACACGCAATGGGCACCGTTCTTTTTACGCTTGGTCATTGGGTTCGGATTCATCGTACATGGATGGGCAAAACTCAGCAATGGGCCAGCAGGTTTTGAAAAACTGCTGACCCAGCTGAATATTCCATTTCCATACCTTAGCGCATGGATTACCTCACTTATAGAGCTATTAGGCGGATTTGCATTAATACTTGGCTTTTTTGTAAGCCTTACAACTGTACCCCTTATCATCATCATGCTCGTAACCATGTTCACCGCCCAGTTCGATTTTGGTACAGTTCCGTAA
- a CDS encoding Crp/Fnr family transcriptional regulator, which produces MESIINHFKKYLPLDTEEIQALTSRLTEKKIKRRQFLLQEGDVCKYFTYVQSGCFKIYGVDDKGVEHNLAFTAEGDWTSDIGSLHKELPSKLFIEAIEPSVVLQISKGDLWYLYTNYPKFDRNFRVIIEDKYIELQNRLLQIFSNTALDRYENFIDQYPHLANRLPNTQIASYLGVTPEFLSKIKNERFKK; this is translated from the coding sequence TTGGAAAGCATAATTAACCATTTTAAAAAATATCTTCCGTTAGATACAGAGGAAATACAAGCTTTAACAAGCCGGCTGACAGAAAAGAAAATCAAACGAAGACAATTCCTTTTGCAAGAAGGAGATGTATGCAAGTACTTTACTTATGTACAAAGCGGCTGCTTCAAAATATATGGCGTAGATGATAAAGGAGTTGAACACAACCTTGCTTTTACTGCTGAAGGTGATTGGACCTCGGATATTGGCAGCCTGCACAAAGAACTTCCTTCCAAACTGTTTATAGAAGCAATTGAGCCATCGGTTGTACTTCAAATATCAAAAGGGGATTTGTGGTATCTGTATACCAACTATCCAAAGTTTGATAGAAACTTTCGTGTAATTATCGAGGACAAGTATATAGAACTTCAAAATCGATTACTGCAAATATTTAGCAACACTGCCCTGGACAGATATGAAAATTTTATCGACCAATATCCTCATCTGGCTAATAGGCTACCCAATACCCAGATAGCATCTTATCTGGGTGTTACCCCCGAATTTCTAAGTAAAATAAAGAACGAGCGATTTAAAAAATAG
- a CDS encoding peroxiredoxin family protein, translating to MKRKLNKKSYLMSGGWKGMVAFVLLCMSGLGLEAMAPQRIDESYELLPRTDTTKMIKGVPLNPEDISPLLVGETIPVLMLLKSSGERFDLNKSVAAKATILIFYRGGWCPYCSKQLSGLQEIDQDLTQMGYQIIAISTDSPKNLSKTMDKQKLSYTLLSDADLNAAKKFGIAFKGPKSYDSFLPETSGSKNVDKLLPVPSVFILGRKGNILFEYINPNITQRLSAKLLKAAAGALRSE from the coding sequence ATGAAAAGAAAATTAAACAAAAAGAGCTACTTAATGAGTGGCGGATGGAAAGGTATGGTAGCATTTGTATTGTTGTGTATGTCGGGTTTAGGTCTGGAAGCCATGGCACCGCAGCGAATTGATGAGTCGTATGAACTGTTACCGAGAACCGATACCACAAAAATGATCAAGGGTGTGCCATTGAACCCAGAAGATATCAGTCCTTTGCTGGTTGGAGAAACCATTCCTGTACTCATGTTGCTAAAGTCTTCAGGAGAACGTTTTGACTTAAATAAGTCGGTTGCTGCAAAAGCAACGATACTTATTTTTTACCGTGGAGGGTGGTGCCCTTATTGTTCTAAACAATTATCAGGTCTACAGGAGATAGATCAGGACTTAACTCAGATGGGCTATCAGATCATTGCAATCAGTACAGACAGTCCAAAAAACTTAAGTAAAACGATGGATAAACAAAAATTGTCCTACACGCTGTTATCGGACGCAGACCTCAATGCCGCCAAGAAATTTGGTATCGCTTTCAAAGGACCAAAGAGTTATGATTCGTTTTTACCGGAAACCTCAGGTAGCAAAAATGTAGACAAGCTACTACCGGTACCTTCTGTATTTATTTTGGGCAGGAAGGGGAATATCCTGTTTGAGTATATCAACCCAAATATCACACAAAGGTTAAGTGCTAAGCTACTTAAAGCTGCAGCTGGCGCTCTGCGTAGCGAGTGA
- a CDS encoding DUF417 family protein, whose translation MDLKKSGYNLGVVATIIVLFWIGILKFTPTEALAIKGYVSNSFLMSWLYHFSSDQGVSNFIGIYELITGILLIASFWNAGIGLIAGYLTAIIFLTTLSFLITTPGIWKLSDGVPVTDFFVIKDLAFLAIALQVIGKNKNFKMDQQGDNQ comes from the coding sequence ATGGACTTAAAAAAATCAGGCTACAACCTCGGGGTTGTGGCCACAATTATAGTATTATTCTGGATTGGTATATTAAAATTTACGCCCACTGAAGCCCTGGCCATTAAAGGTTATGTCTCCAACAGTTTTCTGATGAGCTGGCTATATCACTTTAGTTCTGACCAGGGGGTTTCTAATTTCATTGGTATCTATGAGCTCATCACAGGCATCTTACTGATTGCCTCGTTCTGGAACGCAGGAATAGGTCTGATCGCAGGATATCTTACTGCCATTATTTTCCTCACTACTTTAAGTTTTCTCATCACCACACCCGGAATCTGGAAGCTAAGCGACGGCGTACCTGTCACCGACTTTTTTGTGATCAAGGATCTCGCCTTCTTAGCAATTGCATTACAGGTAATAGGAAAAAACAAAAACTTTAAAATGGATCAACAAGGAGACAATCAATAA
- the ltrA gene encoding group II intron reverse transcriptase/maturase, which translates to MLEEILDIRNVQSAFRQVTANKGAGGIDGMQTDELRDYLNINWQTLRSDILNGSYRPSAVRKVEIPKSGGGARMLGIPTVIDRLIQQSISQWLSPKYEGDFSFSSYGFRPKRKAHQAVLKAQEYLNAGYTWIVELDLDKFFDRVNHDKLMCLLSGKIKDKRTLKLIRLYLSSGMMENGLVSPRKEGTPQGSPLSPLLSNIVLHELDAKLEERGHKFVRYADDCSIYVHSRKSADRVMDNITSYLEGGLKLKVNREKSKVSRPSQSTLLGFSFYKTGKDWKMRIATKSVKIIKQKLLGHTKRNDPITIIERIRKLDMTIRGWVNYFSIAGAKHVMIRLDEMTRVRLRMIIWKQWKNAGCRSRNLIKLGVGKQKAFEWSNSRKSYCRLARSPILQGNLSIEYFAKLKYIGFANYYYWKTEHQTKLF; encoded by the coding sequence ATGCTTGAAGAAATATTAGACATCCGAAATGTACAAAGCGCCTTTAGGCAGGTAACCGCCAATAAGGGAGCTGGTGGTATTGATGGTATGCAGACCGATGAACTTCGGGACTACCTGAATATCAACTGGCAGACATTACGGTCTGATATTTTGAACGGCAGTTACCGCCCGAGTGCGGTAAGAAAGGTAGAGATACCCAAGTCTGGTGGGGGAGCAAGGATGCTTGGCATCCCAACGGTCATTGATCGGTTGATTCAACAGTCTATTTCCCAATGGCTGAGTCCGAAATATGAGGGCGACTTTTCTTTCAGTAGTTATGGTTTCCGTCCAAAGCGCAAGGCTCATCAGGCAGTGCTCAAGGCACAGGAATACCTTAATGCTGGTTACACATGGATTGTGGAGCTTGATCTGGACAAATTCTTTGATCGGGTAAACCATGACAAACTCATGTGCCTGCTATCAGGAAAGATAAAAGATAAGCGTACATTAAAGCTTATCCGTTTATATCTGAGCAGTGGTATGATGGAGAACGGGCTTGTTTCCCCAAGAAAAGAGGGCACACCACAGGGCAGTCCACTTAGTCCGCTTTTATCCAATATTGTTCTTCATGAACTGGATGCTAAGCTCGAAGAGCGGGGTCACAAGTTCGTACGATACGCTGATGATTGCAGTATATATGTTCACAGCAGAAAATCGGCAGATAGGGTGATGGATAACATTACCAGCTATCTGGAAGGAGGTCTAAAGCTGAAAGTGAACCGTGAAAAGAGTAAGGTGAGCAGACCATCACAGAGTACCCTGCTGGGCTTCTCGTTCTACAAGACGGGCAAAGATTGGAAAATGAGGATTGCAACCAAGTCTGTTAAGATTATAAAACAGAAACTCCTTGGACATACTAAACGCAATGATCCAATTACTATCATCGAACGGATCAGAAAGCTTGATATGACCATTAGGGGTTGGGTCAACTATTTTTCCATTGCAGGGGCTAAGCATGTGATGATAAGGCTGGATGAAATGACACGGGTCAGACTGCGGATGATCATCTGGAAACAGTGGAAGAATGCAGGATGCCGAAGCCGAAACCTGATCAAACTGGGGGTTGGAAAGCAGAAGGCATTCGAATGGTCTAATAGTAGGAAGTCCTATTGTCGACTGGCACGTAGTCCAATCCTTCAGGGTAATCTGAGTATTGAGTATTTCGCAAAGCTGAAGTACATTGGATTTGCCAACTACTACTATTGGAAAACTGAACACCAAACGAAGTTATTCTAA
- a CDS encoding DKNYY domain-containing protein codes for MYILATQTDFNELDQNSYYWTDGKTVFFRSNEIVGADIESFRFYTGPFAKDKARCYLGNDALEEADQESFEGINLSFARDRNFIWCASGKIDQADPKTFEVCDAGKFVLPVPSEMPGKLPIPELKFSYGYAKDKNRVYYFSVREGLSIIHNADPCSFISLNDGYFAYDKSHVFCQAREIEAADPNSWQRYGHGIFYSRGLEQVYYLHRKLQLADIETFEIVYPQNNAKRILRLAQDQYRHYWNGMEITTEEFEALNTSQQLK; via the coding sequence ATGTACATTTTAGCTACACAAACCGATTTCAACGAACTTGACCAAAATTCTTACTATTGGACGGACGGCAAAACTGTCTTTTTTAGGTCTAATGAAATAGTGGGAGCGGACATCGAATCTTTTCGGTTTTATACAGGTCCTTTTGCAAAAGACAAAGCGCGTTGCTACCTGGGAAATGATGCACTTGAAGAAGCGGACCAGGAAAGCTTTGAGGGCATCAATCTTTCTTTCGCCAGAGATAGGAACTTCATATGGTGCGCTTCAGGAAAAATTGACCAGGCAGACCCTAAGACTTTTGAAGTCTGTGATGCTGGAAAATTTGTACTGCCTGTACCGTCTGAAATGCCCGGAAAACTTCCGATACCTGAACTTAAATTTTCTTATGGTTACGCCAAAGACAAAAACAGGGTCTATTATTTTAGTGTTCGCGAGGGGCTCAGCATCATCCACAATGCAGACCCTTGCTCGTTTATATCCCTGAACGATGGCTACTTTGCATATGACAAGTCTCATGTATTCTGTCAGGCCAGGGAAATTGAGGCCGCAGATCCAAACTCCTGGCAAAGATACGGCCACGGAATTTTCTATTCCCGGGGTCTGGAACAAGTATACTATCTACACAGAAAACTCCAGCTTGCAGACATTGAAACTTTTGAAATTGTCTATCCACAAAACAATGCCAAAAGAATTCTGCGCTTAGCTCAGGATCAATATCGTCATTACTGGAATGGCATGGAAATAACAACAGAGGAATTTGAGGCTCTTAACACTTCCCAGCAGCTAAAATGA
- the pyk gene encoding pyruvate kinase, with protein MKPFHSRTKIVATLGPASAKPDVLYSMFNAGLDVCRLNFSHGSQADHQEVLDTIRNINQKYNYNVGILADLQGPKIRIGIVKDGGINLVNGARTIITTQECIGNEERIYITYDTFPKDVKAGEIILLDDGKLQMRVIETNLKDEVVCEIVHGGILTSRKGVNLPNTKVSIPSLTVEDRKNLEFVLENDVEWIGLSFVRNAEDITELKDIIKQRGKTARVIAKIEKPEAIANIDEIIAVSDGIMVARGDLGVEMPMEEVPLLQKMIVQKCRAASKPVIIATQMLESMITTPRPTRAEVNDVANSVLDGADAVMLSGETSVGEFPLIVIETMQKIIQNIETNNYPFHPEKFLKSKSESFLSDAICDTACFLSKQTNAVGIVSMTVSGYTAFEISSHRPKALTYIFTSNKSLLNTLSLLWGVQGFYYDKFESTDETIQDVNNLLKEHKMVKKGDVIINTAAIPMEQKGKTNMLKITVID; from the coding sequence ATGAAACCATTTCATTCCAGAACAAAAATTGTGGCCACCCTGGGCCCTGCTTCAGCTAAACCGGATGTTTTATACAGTATGTTTAACGCTGGATTAGACGTTTGCCGTTTAAATTTTTCTCACGGTTCTCAGGCGGATCATCAGGAAGTATTGGATACCATTCGCAATATCAATCAAAAATATAATTATAATGTAGGAATCCTTGCCGATTTACAAGGTCCTAAAATTAGAATTGGTATAGTTAAGGATGGTGGTATTAACTTAGTTAATGGAGCCCGCACTATCATTACCACTCAGGAATGTATAGGTAATGAGGAACGGATTTACATCACTTACGATACTTTCCCAAAAGACGTAAAAGCAGGTGAGATTATCCTTTTAGATGACGGTAAATTACAAATGCGTGTAATCGAAACTAACCTTAAAGATGAGGTTGTTTGCGAAATAGTACATGGTGGTATTCTTACTTCAAGAAAAGGTGTTAATTTACCCAATACAAAAGTTTCTATCCCTTCTCTTACAGTTGAAGACAGAAAAAACCTTGAGTTTGTTCTCGAAAACGATGTAGAGTGGATCGGACTTTCATTTGTTCGTAATGCAGAAGACATTACCGAGTTAAAAGACATTATTAAGCAAAGGGGCAAAACTGCAAGAGTAATCGCTAAAATCGAAAAACCTGAGGCTATTGCTAATATCGATGAAATCATTGCTGTTTCTGACGGTATCATGGTTGCCCGTGGTGACCTAGGAGTTGAAATGCCAATGGAAGAAGTTCCTTTGTTACAAAAAATGATAGTTCAAAAGTGTAGAGCTGCTTCTAAACCTGTAATTATTGCTACCCAAATGCTGGAAAGTATGATTACTACACCTCGACCAACCCGTGCTGAGGTTAACGACGTTGCAAACTCTGTACTTGATGGTGCTGATGCAGTAATGCTAAGTGGTGAGACCTCTGTAGGTGAGTTTCCGCTTATCGTTATTGAGACTATGCAGAAAATCATTCAAAACATCGAAACGAACAATTATCCATTCCACCCAGAGAAGTTTCTTAAGTCAAAGTCTGAGAGCTTCCTGAGCGATGCAATTTGTGATACTGCTTGCTTCTTATCTAAGCAAACAAATGCAGTGGGTATTGTTTCTATGACGGTTAGTGGATATACTGCATTCGAAATCTCAAGCCACAGACCTAAGGCATTAACTTATATCTTCACCAGCAACAAATCTCTATTAAACACTTTGAGTCTATTGTGGGGTGTTCAAGGCTTTTATTACGATAAATTTGAAAGCACTGACGAAACCATTCAGGATGTAAACAACCTGCTTAAAGAGCATAAAATGGTGAAAAAGGGAGATGTGATTATCAACACAGCTGCTATTCCGATGGAACAGAAAGGCAAAACAAATATGTTGAAAATTACAGTTATTGATTAA
- a CDS encoding sigma-70 family RNA polymerase sigma factor has translation MTMQITHNEIASPHNITLEPQSWVSKHADYLYAYALTRINDREQARDLVQETFLAALEKADKFEGRSSERTWLTAILKFKVIDLYRKNASGLAKRMKHNTVEQGDQDFFDIDDGHWNDQHRPKEFGIEQPDALENKEFQRILGLCMQKLPSLWLSIFTMKHMDEESTETICEALKVSASNFWVIIHRTKVNLRSCLQKNWI, from the coding sequence ATGACTATGCAAATCACTCATAATGAAATAGCTAGCCCGCACAATATTACCCTTGAGCCACAATCATGGGTGAGCAAACATGCTGACTACTTGTATGCTTATGCCCTTACCCGTATAAATGATCGTGAACAGGCACGTGATCTGGTACAGGAAACTTTCCTTGCTGCACTGGAAAAAGCTGACAAATTTGAGGGCCGGAGCTCTGAACGTACCTGGTTGACGGCCATTTTAAAGTTTAAAGTGATTGACCTGTACCGCAAGAATGCCTCAGGCCTTGCTAAACGAATGAAACACAATACGGTAGAACAGGGTGACCAGGACTTTTTCGACATTGATGACGGTCATTGGAACGACCAGCATCGGCCTAAAGAGTTCGGCATTGAACAGCCTGATGCCTTGGAAAACAAGGAATTTCAAAGAATATTAGGACTATGCATGCAGAAACTGCCTTCATTATGGCTTTCTATATTTACCATGAAACATATGGACGAAGAATCAACTGAAACTATATGTGAAGCGCTGAAAGTCTCCGCATCAAATTTCTGGGTAATCATACACCGTACCAAAGTGAACTTACGTTCCTGCCTCCAAAAAAACTGGATCTAA
- a CDS encoding NADPH-dependent F420 reductase, whose protein sequence is MNTANQKTKVAVIGLGNIGKAIATNLVKGNHPVILSSREIEKANYLAEELGALATAEEISSAIRNADVVIPAIYFDKIKEFLGQYATELKGKIIVDVSNPIAPDANGGFKKIIDKAASAGQILLALVPKDASFVKAFGTLGAATLLEDSFTGPEKKVLFYASDNTNSNKQIEELITDSGFEPLHIGGTNQSIRIEVFGDLHEFGALGKAVTFEEAKIILNQHKN, encoded by the coding sequence ATGAACACTGCAAATCAAAAAACAAAAGTAGCCGTTATAGGCTTAGGAAACATTGGTAAAGCTATTGCTACCAATCTTGTAAAAGGCAACCACCCTGTTATTCTTTCTTCCAGAGAAATTGAAAAAGCAAACTACCTTGCAGAAGAGTTAGGAGCTTTAGCAACTGCCGAAGAAATATCTAGCGCTATTCGCAATGCCGATGTGGTTATTCCAGCCATTTACTTTGACAAGATCAAAGAGTTTTTAGGGCAATATGCAACAGAACTGAAAGGAAAAATAATTGTAGATGTTTCCAATCCTATTGCGCCTGATGCCAATGGAGGTTTCAAAAAGATTATTGATAAGGCTGCGTCTGCTGGTCAAATTCTTTTAGCATTAGTCCCAAAGGATGCAAGTTTTGTAAAGGCATTCGGAACACTGGGAGCTGCTACTTTGTTGGAAGATTCCTTCACTGGACCCGAAAAAAAAGTGCTTTTTTATGCGTCTGACAACACCAACAGTAATAAACAAATAGAGGAGCTCATTACTGACAGCGGCTTTGAACCATTACACATTGGTGGTACCAATCAATCTATCCGCATAGAAGTATTTGGCGATCTCCACGAATTTGGCGCCTTAGGTAAAGCTGTAACGTTTGAGGAAGCTAAAATTATCCTCAACCAACACAAAAACTAA
- a CDS encoding spondin domain-containing protein, which yields MQFVVFKLSRSNYQSLTKNVNHHLMVPERPGNSIFQQIQKFCKEHLFLSTKLKKLNMKNSKNKIWFVLPLIPLAFTACKKDHSDTPVDQMGKTTITIENVLNSKPLVESGTFQGSGSPALILPGQSTTITFYAAKGEALTFATMYGASNDLFFAPENPGILVYDQGGEPIEGDVSARIKLWDNGTRINQNPGTGVIHPGTTENKNVTEVTGTDAEGNTYLSAAKLIKASLKYNGNSQFTLTLQNTSGGTTNETPLSPGVWAVSYIAGGNLLNPSPLFMKGKPSANGLTDIAEAGNNASLHNYISSITGIFTPLSPILVVVYNGIEDPLYKIGEKDRNQGLKELAQQGNAAILAASLKAKSGIKAVYILPAPTTTVLLPKIGEQAGGQVSQELTVTKGDRVAVATMYGFSNDWFFATGSDGIDPMKKGDVSTSIALYNNGTAVDQFPGAGLTQFNLAGTPLSESNPISAVPNPNPFTTLPEISGIVKVSLN from the coding sequence ATGCAATTTGTAGTTTTTAAGCTTAGTCGCAGTAATTACCAAAGCCTTACAAAAAATGTTAATCATCATTTAATGGTACCTGAACGACCCGGAAACAGCATTTTCCAACAAATACAAAAATTTTGTAAGGAACATCTGTTTTTGTCGACAAAGCTGAAAAAACTTAATATGAAAAATTCAAAAAATAAGATCTGGTTTGTCCTTCCATTGATTCCGTTAGCATTCACGGCATGCAAAAAAGACCATTCTGATACTCCCGTTGATCAAATGGGAAAAACAACCATCACCATTGAAAATGTTTTAAACTCCAAACCCCTGGTAGAATCCGGCACTTTTCAGGGAAGCGGATCGCCAGCACTTATTTTGCCAGGACAATCGACCACAATCACTTTTTATGCTGCCAAGGGGGAAGCCCTCACTTTTGCAACCATGTACGGTGCTTCGAATGATTTGTTTTTCGCTCCGGAAAATCCAGGAATATTGGTTTATGATCAGGGTGGAGAACCAATTGAAGGAGACGTTTCTGCACGAATAAAACTATGGGACAATGGTACCCGTATTAACCAGAATCCGGGTACGGGGGTCATACATCCGGGAACTACAGAAAACAAAAATGTCACCGAGGTTACCGGAACAGATGCAGAGGGGAACACCTATCTTTCCGCTGCAAAATTGATTAAAGCCAGCCTGAAATACAACGGAAACTCCCAGTTTACCCTAACGCTACAAAACACCTCGGGTGGAACTACGAATGAAACTCCCCTAAGTCCTGGTGTATGGGCTGTATCTTACATTGCAGGGGGAAACTTACTCAATCCCTCACCTTTATTTATGAAGGGAAAACCAAGTGCCAACGGCTTGACCGATATTGCAGAAGCAGGAAATAATGCCTCCCTTCACAACTACATAAGCAGCATCACCGGTATATTTACACCACTTTCACCCATCCTGGTGGTAGTTTATAATGGCATTGAAGATCCACTGTATAAAATTGGCGAGAAAGACCGTAACCAGGGTCTCAAAGAATTGGCCCAACAAGGAAACGCGGCCATACTTGCCGCTTCATTAAAGGCAAAAAGTGGTATTAAAGCGGTCTATATTCTTCCCGCACCAACCACAACGGTATTGCTGCCAAAAATAGGCGAACAGGCCGGAGGACAGGTTTCTCAGGAATTGACTGTAACAAAGGGAGACCGGGTAGCGGTGGCAACCATGTATGGATTTTCCAATGACTGGTTTTTTGCGACAGGTTCAGACGGCATAGACCCAATGAAAAAGGGGGACGTTTCCACTTCCATCGCCCTTTACAACAATGGAACTGCCGTTGACCAGTTTCCAGGAGCAGGACTCACCCAGTTCAATCTGGCGGGGACACCACTTTCAGAAAGTAATCCCATTTCAGCAGTTCCCAATCCAAATCCATTTACAACACTGCCGGAAATTAGCGGGATCGTAAAGGTGAGCTTGAATTAA
- a CDS encoding acyl carrier protein, which produces MSDIASRVKAIIVEKLGVDESEVTPEASFTNDLGADSLDTVELIMEFEKEFNVAIPDDQAETIGTVGQAIAYLEKNVK; this is translated from the coding sequence ATGTCTGATATTGCTTCAAGAGTTAAGGCTATTATCGTTGAAAAATTAGGTGTGGATGAAAGCGAAGTTACACCAGAGGCTTCTTTCACTAACGATTTAGGTGCGGATTCTTTAGATACAGTAGAACTTATTATGGAGTTTGAAAAAGAATTCAATGTAGCAATCCCTGATGATCAGGCTGAGACCATTGGTACAGTTGGTCAAGCAATTGCTTACTTAGAAAAAAACGTTAAGTAA